The Panicum hallii strain FIL2 chromosome 9, PHallii_v3.1, whole genome shotgun sequence genome has a window encoding:
- the LOC112876819 gene encoding expansin-A31-like, which produces MEMAKSLILCTVFAACLALAAADWSQGTATFYGGPDGSDTMGGACGYGNLYNAGYGVLNAALSETLFKDGASCGQCYTISCDGSRPGGEYCKPGTSITVSATNLCPANFALPNGGWCGPGRPHFDMSQPAWEHIGVYRAGVIPVVYQQVRCSRQGGVRFSIAGFNYFLLINIQNLAGSGSVGAAWIKGDSTGWIQMSRNWGANWQALSGLVGQGLSFAVITTGGQYIQFLNVVPAWWKFGETYTTNQNFYY; this is translated from the exons ATGGAAATGGCCAAGTCTCTGATCTTGTGCACAGTGTTCGCGGCGTGCCTTGCGCTCGCTGCCGCCGACTGGTCTCAGGGCACCGCCACGTTCTACGGCGGACCCGACGGCTCCGACACCATGG GTGGCGCCTGCGGGTACGGCAACCTGTACAACGCCGGCTACGGCGTGCTGAACGCGGCGCTGAGCGAGACCCTGTTCAAGGACGGCGCGTCGTGCGGGCAGTGCTACACCATCTCGTGCGACGGGTCGCGCCCGGGCGGCGAGTACTGTAAGCCCGGCACGTCGATCACGGTCTCGGCCACCAACCTGTGCCCGGCCAACTTCGCGCTGCCCAACGGCGGCTGGTGCGGCCCGGGGCGCCCCCACTTCGACATGTCGCAGCCGGCGTGGGAGCACATCGGTGTCTACCGGGCCGGCGTCATCCCCGTCGTCTACCAGCAGGTCAGGTGCTCGCGCCAGGGCGGCGTGCGCTTCAGCATCGCCGGCTTCAACTACTTCCTGCTCATCAACATCCAGAACCTCGCCGGCAGCGGCTCCGTGGGCGCCGCGTGGATCAAGGGCGATAGCACGGGGTGGATCCAGATGTCCAGGAACTGGGGCGCCAACTGGCAGGCTCTCTCCGGGCTCGTCGGCCAGGGCCTCAGCTTCGCCGTGATCACCACCGGCGGGCAGTACATTCAGTTCCTCAACGTCGTCCCGGCGTGGTGGAAGTTCGGTGAGACCTACACCACCAACCAGAACTTCTACTACTAA